A single window of uncultured Methanospirillum sp. DNA harbors:
- the rplX gene encoding 50S ribosomal protein L24: protein MVRIASKQPRKQRKARYNAAHHERGSLLHASLSKELREKYHQRSVRVIKGDTVKVVRGDHTGTSGSVDSVITKKSQIIVDGVAVKKADGTEVPRPIDPSNVIVTELNLEDKRREQKLGGE, encoded by the coding sequence ATGGTAAGGATTGCAAGCAAACAACCAAGAAAGCAGCGCAAAGCCCGGTACAATGCCGCGCACCACGAGCGCGGATCACTTCTGCACGCTTCCCTCTCCAAGGAACTGCGTGAGAAGTACCACCAGAGAAGTGTCCGGGTTATCAAGGGTGACACCGTCAAGGTTGTCCGTGGTGACCACACCGGGACATCAGGCTCTGTGGATTCAGTAATAACAAAGAAATCCCAGATCATCGTTGATGGCGTGGCTGTCAAGAAAGCTGATGGTACTGAAGTACCACGCCCGATTGATCCCTCAAATGTCATAGTTACAGAACTGAACCTTGAGGACAAGCGACGCGAGCAGAAACTGGGTGGTGAATAA
- the secY gene encoding preprotein translocase subunit SecY, which yields MGEILDRMEPLLAMMPAVKAPEGHVHFKNKLAWTAGILLVYFILTNIPVFGLATSSQDMFEYYRALLAGASGSIVHLGIGPIVTASIVLQLLKGADIIHIDTSEIKGQIQYMGLQKLMIFVMIAVEAAPMIVGGFLKPDPAVALALFGGNSTVLALIIFLQICLGGVLVFMMDEVVTKWGIGSGVGLFIIAGISQALVNGFINWTSVNDAYPVGFFPRLFAVVLDGANFIQYFGTELIAFICTIGIFLLIVYVESTRVEIPLAHTQVRGARARFPVKLIYASVLPMILVRVLQANFQMIGLFLNNIGITFLGEFQGQSPVSGLMWFLAPINHPTDWMWWMPNYIGTHPPWEVLIRLGIDSMVMIVGGAIFALFWVKTAGLDSKAVARQIQNSGMSIPGYRRNPAILEKVLDRYIPRVTIIGGVFIGLMSVVANLFGVIGSVSGTGLLLTVSITYRLYEQIASEQIMEMYPFMRTFFGKE from the coding sequence ATGGGTGAGATTCTAGACCGGATGGAGCCTCTTCTGGCAATGATGCCAGCAGTAAAAGCTCCGGAAGGTCACGTTCATTTTAAGAACAAACTGGCTTGGACAGCCGGGATTCTGCTGGTCTACTTTATTCTGACAAACATTCCTGTGTTTGGACTGGCTACGTCATCCCAGGATATGTTCGAGTACTACCGGGCTCTGCTTGCCGGTGCAAGTGGTTCAATCGTTCATCTCGGTATCGGACCAATTGTTACTGCATCGATCGTTCTTCAGCTCCTCAAGGGAGCGGACATCATTCACATAGATACCAGTGAGATCAAAGGGCAGATCCAGTACATGGGTCTGCAGAAACTCATGATCTTTGTGATGATTGCAGTTGAAGCAGCACCGATGATTGTGGGTGGATTTTTAAAGCCGGATCCGGCTGTTGCACTCGCACTCTTCGGAGGAAATTCGACAGTACTTGCACTCATCATCTTCCTGCAGATCTGCCTTGGTGGCGTTCTGGTATTCATGATGGATGAGGTAGTGACCAAGTGGGGTATCGGCTCTGGTGTGGGTCTCTTCATCATTGCAGGTATCTCACAGGCACTTGTGAACGGTTTCATCAACTGGACGTCAGTGAACGATGCGTATCCGGTTGGTTTCTTCCCACGGTTATTCGCGGTTGTGCTGGACGGTGCAAACTTTATCCAGTACTTTGGAACTGAACTGATCGCGTTCATCTGTACAATCGGTATTTTCCTCCTGATCGTGTATGTAGAGTCCACCAGGGTTGAGATCCCGCTGGCACACACACAGGTCAGAGGGGCCAGGGCACGCTTCCCTGTCAAACTGATCTACGCAAGTGTGCTTCCGATGATTCTCGTCCGTGTGCTTCAGGCAAACTTCCAGATGATCGGTCTGTTCCTGAATAATATCGGGATCACCTTCCTTGGTGAGTTCCAGGGACAGTCACCGGTCAGCGGTCTGATGTGGTTCCTCGCTCCGATCAACCACCCGACCGACTGGATGTGGTGGATGCCGAATTATATCGGAACTCACCCGCCATGGGAAGTTCTCATCAGACTCGGCATTGACTCAATGGTCATGATCGTCGGTGGTGCAATCTTCGCACTCTTCTGGGTGAAGACTGCAGGTCTCGACTCAAAGGCAGTTGCACGGCAGATTCAGAACTCAGGCATGTCCATCCCAGGATACCGGCGTAACCCGGCAATCCTTGAGAAGGTTCTTGACCGGTACATCCCCCGTGTTACTATCATCGGTGGAGTGTTCATCGGTCTCATGTCTGTGGTCGCAAACCTCTTCGGTGTGATCGGTTCCGTCTCTGGTACCGGTCTGCTGCTGACGGTGAGTATCACCTACCGGTTGTATGAACAGATTGCAAGTGAACAGATCATGGAGATGTATCCCTTCATGAGAACGTTCTTTGGCAAGGAGTAA
- a CDS encoding 30S ribosomal protein S4e, translating to MGQHLKRVVAPNSWGIARKTTKFVMKPSPGPHNTNALPIAVWLRDHIGVARNMKEVKQILRQREVIVNGRACRHADMGIGIFDIISIPKTGKHYRILRDAKGRHKTIQIDAEAAQSRLVKITNKTIIKGGKVQLNLRDGSNLIADNSYKSGDSIVLSLKDGEMNKILDHFPYQAGNMVMVIGGKHSGNIARITDRVIVSGSLPNRVILKDEETGDAFETIDEYVVTVGREKSAVDNWGIEE from the coding sequence ATGGGACAACACCTGAAGAGAGTTGTAGCACCAAATTCCTGGGGTATTGCAAGAAAGACGACCAAGTTCGTCATGAAGCCCTCCCCGGGTCCGCACAACACCAATGCACTGCCGATCGCTGTCTGGCTCCGTGATCATATCGGGGTAGCCCGCAATATGAAGGAAGTCAAGCAGATCCTTCGGCAGCGTGAGGTTATTGTGAATGGCCGTGCATGCAGGCATGCAGACATGGGAATTGGTATCTTTGATATCATCTCCATCCCGAAGACCGGCAAACACTACCGGATTCTTCGTGACGCAAAAGGCCGGCACAAGACCATCCAGATCGATGCAGAAGCAGCCCAGTCCAGACTGGTCAAGATCACCAACAAGACGATCATCAAGGGTGGCAAGGTTCAACTGAACCTGCGTGATGGTTCCAACCTCATCGCAGACAACAGTTACAAATCCGGTGACTCGATTGTTCTTTCCCTGAAAGATGGTGAGATGAACAAGATCCTCGATCACTTCCCGTACCAGGCCGGTAACATGGTTATGGTCATCGGTGGGAAGCACTCCGGCAACATCGCCCGGATTACTGACCGTGTCATTGTGAGCGGTAGTCTTCCAAACCGTGTCATCCTCAAGGATGAAGAGACCGGGGATGCCTTCGAGACCATCGATGAGTATGTTGTGACCGTTGGCCGTGAGAAGTCAGCAGTAGACAACTGGGGGATTGAAGAATGA
- a CDS encoding 50S ribosomal protein L30, protein MYAVVQVRGTVKTRREIKDTLKMLRLHHINHCVIIPDTPAYVGMIRKVKDFVAYGEVDASTVEELLKTRGRLTGDIHLTDEYIKENSQYAGISEFAKALSSGEARLADVPELKPVLRLHPPRKGYKTTKRTYQQGGSLGYHGENINDLLYKMR, encoded by the coding sequence ATGTATGCAGTTGTTCAGGTCCGCGGAACGGTTAAGACCCGCCGGGAGATCAAGGACACCCTGAAGATGCTCCGTCTTCACCACATCAACCACTGTGTCATCATCCCTGACACTCCGGCCTACGTCGGAATGATTCGCAAGGTCAAGGACTTTGTTGCATACGGTGAAGTTGATGCCAGCACGGTTGAGGAACTTCTGAAAACCCGTGGACGTCTCACTGGTGATATTCATCTTACTGATGAGTACATCAAGGAGAACTCCCAGTACGCAGGAATCTCCGAGTTTGCAAAGGCACTCTCGTCAGGCGAGGCACGGCTGGCAGATGTTCCCGAACTCAAACCGGTTCTGCGGCTTCACCCGCCACGCAAAGGGTATAAGACCACCAAGAGGACCTACCAGCAGGGCGGTTCACTCGGGTACCATGGGGAGAATATTAACGATCTCCTCTACAAGATGAGGTGA
- a CDS encoding 30S ribosomal protein S14: MSEKAGKERTKVFGRGAHECKLCGRKQGLVRRYSIYFCRQCFREWASKLGFKKLN, encoded by the coding sequence ATGTCTGAGAAGGCTGGAAAAGAGAGGACAAAAGTTTTCGGACGCGGAGCACACGAATGCAAGCTCTGTGGGCGTAAACAGGGACTTGTTCGCAGATACAGTATATACTTCTGCAGACAGTGCTTCAGAGAGTGGGCCAGCAAACTTGGCTTTAAGAAACTGAACTGA
- a CDS encoding 30S ribosomal protein S8, whose product MARLNTVADALCTLKNAADTGRAECIVQPASTLIGEMLRVMKDAGYIREYTLVEDGRGGQFKVTMSGMINKCGAISPRFSVKLADMESWEQQYLPSKSIGMLLVSTSKGVLPHHEARELGIGGELLGYVY is encoded by the coding sequence ATGGCAAGACTGAATACGGTTGCGGATGCGTTATGCACGCTCAAGAACGCTGCAGATACTGGACGAGCTGAATGCATTGTCCAGCCTGCATCTACCTTGATCGGCGAGATGCTTCGCGTTATGAAAGATGCCGGTTATATCAGGGAGTATACCCTTGTTGAGGACGGACGTGGCGGCCAGTTTAAGGTAACCATGTCAGGTATGATCAACAAGTGTGGTGCCATCTCCCCCCGGTTCTCGGTAAAGCTGGCTGACATGGAGAGCTGGGAACAGCAGTACCTCCCATCCAAGAGCATCGGTATGCTGCTGGTTTCTACCTCGAAAGGGGTACTTCCACATCACGAAGCACGAGAACTTGGAATCGGTGGCGAACTGCTGGGGTACGTGTACTAA
- a CDS encoding adenylate kinase: MAGKKVIITGVPGVGKTSVINESMARLEAEGVPYQNINFGTFMFEVAQREGMVKDRDEMRKLDKNAQRRLQQLASQAIAKIEGNVIIDTHASVKTPAGFLAGLPEWVLRELKPDIIILVETDEDQILKRRLSDATRVRDIEGARAIADHQNFNRAAAAAYATITGCTIKYITNADFLIDRAVEEMMQTLR; the protein is encoded by the coding sequence ATGGCTGGGAAGAAGGTCATCATCACGGGTGTTCCGGGAGTAGGAAAAACTTCAGTTATCAACGAGTCTATGGCTCGGCTTGAGGCTGAAGGGGTTCCCTACCAGAACATCAATTTTGGAACCTTTATGTTCGAGGTCGCCCAGCGTGAAGGGATGGTCAAAGATCGCGATGAGATGCGTAAGCTTGACAAGAATGCCCAGAGAAGGCTTCAGCAGCTTGCATCCCAGGCTATCGCAAAGATTGAAGGCAATGTTATCATTGATACCCATGCCTCGGTGAAGACTCCTGCCGGGTTTCTGGCAGGACTTCCTGAATGGGTGCTTCGTGAGCTCAAACCGGATATCATCATCCTGGTAGAGACGGACGAGGATCAGATCCTGAAACGCCGCCTCTCTGACGCGACCCGTGTACGTGACATTGAGGGAGCACGTGCAATCGCTGATCATCAGAACTTTAATCGTGCTGCGGCGGCCGCATATGCGACAATCACCGGCTGTACGATAAAATATATCACCAATGCAGATTTTCTCATCGACCGTGCGGTCGAAGAGATGATGCAGACCCTCCGGTGA
- a CDS encoding AI-2E family transporter has translation MLKQQPLPRTPDFFGRLSGEQRAGIILATVILLLTAFLFWRLAYATVIAISLAVVLMPAQKYLERFIGRGYAAISVCLLSITGILGFLLLLANSVIITRFYIFEVAQTIAAAIRNFQPGSQSFTGYLLTTLGGTYLHQDSAKIVEDSAPAIIQSLSSIAQGLPGLMVELFIVILILFLLLRNGETLSSQFFSIIPSQMNRYITILCRVVTDTMYGVYVVNISVAVLTFFLTLPFFWILGYGQIVFWAFLCAASHLFPFFGPQLITLILAVYAIAQGDTRGLLLVAAVGYPLISGLQDFWIRPRLLARRISIHPVLMMIGIFGGMLILGPIGLIIGPLIIALADAGYDILTEILAEEQAEEAEDVSV, from the coding sequence ATGCTGAAACAACAGCCATTACCGCGTACCCCTGACTTTTTCGGGAGACTTTCCGGGGAACAACGTGCAGGGATCATCCTTGCTACTGTAATACTTCTGCTCACCGCGTTCCTATTCTGGAGATTAGCCTATGCAACTGTGATAGCAATCTCACTCGCAGTAGTTCTCATGCCTGCCCAGAAATACCTGGAGAGATTTATTGGAAGAGGGTATGCAGCAATATCTGTCTGTCTGCTTTCAATCACAGGGATCCTGGGGTTCCTGCTCCTTCTCGCCAACTCAGTCATCATTACCAGGTTTTATATCTTTGAGGTGGCACAGACCATTGCAGCCGCGATCAGAAATTTTCAGCCAGGGTCCCAGTCATTCACCGGATACCTGCTGACAACACTCGGAGGAACATACCTCCATCAGGACTCGGCAAAGATAGTCGAAGACTCGGCACCGGCGATTATTCAGAGTCTGAGTTCTATCGCTCAAGGTCTCCCAGGCCTGATGGTTGAGCTGTTTATCGTCATACTTATACTCTTTCTGCTTCTACGCAACGGTGAGACACTCTCATCCCAGTTCTTCTCGATAATCCCGTCGCAGATGAACCGGTACATCACAATACTCTGCAGGGTTGTCACCGATACCATGTACGGCGTCTACGTGGTCAATATCAGCGTCGCAGTCCTGACCTTCTTTCTCACTCTCCCCTTCTTCTGGATCCTGGGATATGGTCAGATTGTGTTCTGGGCATTCCTATGTGCAGCATCACACCTCTTCCCGTTCTTTGGTCCGCAACTGATCACCCTCATTCTCGCTGTATATGCCATAGCACAGGGAGATACACGTGGACTTCTCCTTGTTGCTGCGGTCGGATACCCCCTCATATCAGGCCTGCAGGACTTCTGGATCAGGCCCCGTCTTCTTGCCAGGAGGATTTCCATTCATCCGGTACTGATGATGATCGGTATCTTCGGAGGAATGCTTATTCTGGGGCCGATTGGTCTTATCATCGGACCGCTGATCATCGCTCTGGCAGACGCAGGATATGATATCCTGACAGAGATACTTGCAGAAGAGCAGGCAGAAGAGGCCGAAGATGTTTCGGTTTAA
- a CDS encoding 50S ribosomal protein L14: MKGLGIKVPRSVSTGTRMACADNTGARLVQVVSVFGYHGVRRRQPKLGLADIATVSVKKGTPDMRRKLVRAVVIRQKKEIRRPSGLRLSFEDNAVVVVDEKNEPRGTEIKGPVAREVAIRYPRIGSMATIIV, from the coding sequence ATGAAGGGTCTTGGGATAAAGGTCCCACGATCAGTCAGCACCGGAACCAGAATGGCCTGTGCAGACAACACCGGAGCACGGCTTGTTCAGGTCGTCTCGGTCTTTGGGTACCACGGTGTTCGCCGCAGGCAACCAAAGCTCGGACTTGCTGACATCGCTACGGTGAGTGTCAAGAAGGGTACACCAGACATGCGGAGGAAACTCGTGCGTGCCGTGGTTATCCGCCAGAAGAAAGAGATTCGCCGCCCCAGCGGACTACGCCTCAGTTTTGAGGACAACGCTGTTGTGGTCGTTGATGAGAAGAATGAGCCACGAGGAACCGAGATCAAGGGTCCGGTTGCTCGTGAGGTCGCGATCCGGTACCCACGTATTGGTTCGATGGCCACGATCATCGTGTGA
- a CDS encoding (d)CMP kinase: MRVTISGLPGSGTTSLTYHLASEHRFDVISAGEVFRQMAKEKGMTLAEFGGFCESDPSVDKLIDERQREIALSQDQILIEGRLSGWMLPEADLRIWLKASLECRVRRILDRDQFADFDHAMQATADREASEALRYKQYYNIDYASLAPYHLVLDTELWTVEQLGRIVSSALQARLENE, translated from the coding sequence ATGCGGGTCACCATAAGTGGCCTTCCTGGGAGCGGTACCACCTCCCTTACCTATCATCTGGCAAGTGAGCACCGGTTTGATGTCATATCAGCAGGCGAGGTCTTCCGGCAGATGGCAAAGGAGAAGGGAATGACTCTTGCCGAGTTTGGTGGATTTTGTGAGAGCGATCCCTCGGTTGATAAACTGATCGATGAACGGCAGCGTGAGATAGCGCTCTCGCAGGATCAGATCCTTATCGAGGGACGCCTCTCCGGGTGGATGCTTCCTGAAGCAGATCTCAGGATCTGGCTGAAGGCATCACTTGAGTGCCGGGTAAGACGTATTCTTGATAGGGATCAGTTTGCTGACTTTGATCATGCCATGCAGGCAACTGCAGACCGGGAGGCAAGTGAAGCTCTCCGGTACAAACAGTACTACAATATTGATTACGCATCACTTGCCCCGTATCATCTGGTTCTTGATACCGAACTCTGGACTGTAGAGCAGCTTGGAAGGATCGTCTCTTCTGCCCTGCAGGCCAGGCTGGAAAACGAGTAG
- a CDS encoding 50S ribosomal protein L32e: MVSEIRRLLRVRKAKEARFKREGVDKKVTIKDSWRRPRGLHSKQRKLRKAKGAHPDPGYGSPLAVRGMHPCGLREVRVCNLNDMEGLDAATQAIRIGATVGRKKREIIQNKAAEVKIRVLNWKDATKPASAGKSASKVAKTDASEEEE; encoded by the coding sequence ATGGTATCAGAGATCAGACGCCTCCTCCGTGTAAGAAAGGCAAAAGAAGCCCGATTTAAACGTGAGGGCGTTGATAAGAAGGTAACCATCAAGGACTCCTGGCGAAGACCCCGTGGTCTGCACAGCAAGCAGAGGAAACTCCGCAAGGCTAAGGGTGCTCATCCGGATCCAGGGTACGGCAGTCCTCTCGCTGTTCGCGGTATGCACCCGTGCGGCCTGCGTGAAGTCAGAGTCTGCAACCTGAACGATATGGAAGGGCTCGACGCAGCAACCCAGGCAATCCGCATCGGTGCAACTGTCGGGCGCAAAAAGCGTGAGATCATCCAGAACAAGGCCGCAGAAGTAAAGATCCGCGTTCTTAACTGGAAGGATGCAACCAAGCCGGCATCGGCAGGAAAATCTGCATCAAAAGTCGCCAAGACTGATGCAAGTGAGGAGGAAGAATAA
- the rpl6p gene encoding 50S ribosomal protein L6: MSAHRTVSIPEGVTVTMVDSVLKVKGPKGELQRDMWHPAINIAIEDGHANFTTDSPKKQVVAMVGTLASHCKNMCTGVTNGYQYNLKVVYSHFPIQLKVQGEKLEIVNFLGEKYPRYARVLPGTSVKLGTDEVSVTGIDKELVGSTASNIEKATRIRDRDPRVFQDGIYIVARGEQ, from the coding sequence ATGTCAGCTCATAGAACTGTATCCATTCCGGAAGGAGTCACCGTCACCATGGTTGACTCCGTTCTTAAAGTAAAAGGACCCAAAGGCGAACTTCAGCGTGACATGTGGCACCCTGCCATCAATATCGCTATCGAAGATGGTCACGCGAACTTTACCACCGACTCGCCGAAGAAGCAGGTCGTGGCAATGGTCGGAACCCTTGCGTCACACTGCAAGAACATGTGCACAGGTGTGACCAACGGGTACCAGTACAACCTCAAGGTTGTCTACAGCCACTTCCCGATCCAGCTGAAGGTGCAGGGCGAGAAACTTGAGATTGTCAACTTCCTTGGTGAGAAATACCCACGGTATGCACGTGTCCTTCCGGGAACATCAGTAAAACTCGGAACCGACGAGGTGTCTGTGACCGGTATCGACAAGGAACTTGTCGGTTCAACCGCTTCAAACATCGAAAAGGCTACCCGGATTCGGGATCGTGACCCACGTGTCTTCCAGGACGGGATTTACATCGTTGCCAGAGGTGAACAGTAA
- a CDS encoding 50S ribosomal protein L18, with amino-acid sequence MATGPRYFVSFRRRREGRTDYHARHKLVVSIRPRMVVRKTNKHIICQMVTAHLEGDRTHVTANSADLRKFGYQGSLSNTPAAYLTGILFAVRALNAGKDTAILDIGLHRASAGARVFAALKGASEAGLDIPHSEDILPSDERCTGEHIAAYAPDRAGALPANVAATRDAIMGELN; translated from the coding sequence ATGGCAACAGGTCCACGATACTTTGTCTCCTTCCGCCGCAGGCGCGAAGGAAGAACCGACTACCATGCACGACACAAACTTGTCGTGTCAATCCGTCCGCGGATGGTTGTCAGAAAGACCAACAAGCACATCATCTGTCAGATGGTGACTGCTCACCTTGAGGGAGACCGTACCCATGTTACTGCGAACTCAGCAGATCTTCGCAAGTTCGGGTACCAGGGATCCCTGAGCAACACCCCTGCAGCATACCTGACCGGCATTCTCTTTGCAGTCAGGGCACTCAATGCTGGAAAAGACACTGCAATCCTTGATATCGGTCTTCACCGTGCAAGTGCAGGAGCACGTGTCTTTGCCGCATTGAAGGGTGCATCAGAAGCTGGTCTTGACATTCCGCACTCTGAGGATATCCTTCCCTCTGATGAGCGGTGTACCGGAGAACATATCGCAGCATACGCCCCCGACCGTGCAGGAGCCCTGCCTGCCAATGTGGCAGCAACTCGGGATGCAATCATGGGGGAGCTGAACTGA
- a CDS encoding 30S ribosomal protein S5: MAYEKTEWVPLTGLGRMVQAGEIKSIDEALASGKPIKEPEIVDAFLPDLVDEVLDINMVQRMTDSGRRVKFRAVVVVGNHDGYIGFGQGKDSQVGDAIKKAIVNAKTHVIKVKRGCGSWECGCVHPHSIPMQVTGDAGSVRVTLKPAPQGIGLVTGDIGKKVLQLAGIRDVWAQTEGQTRTTINYAKATFNALKATNMIRLGGKE, from the coding sequence ATGGCATACGAGAAGACAGAATGGGTACCCCTGACTGGTCTTGGACGCATGGTCCAGGCCGGTGAGATCAAGAGCATTGACGAGGCGCTCGCCAGTGGGAAACCCATCAAAGAACCTGAGATCGTTGATGCATTCCTCCCTGACCTCGTGGATGAGGTGCTCGACATCAACATGGTACAGCGGATGACCGATTCCGGTCGTCGTGTCAAGTTCAGGGCTGTTGTCGTCGTCGGTAACCACGACGGATACATCGGCTTCGGACAGGGCAAGGACTCCCAGGTTGGAGACGCGATCAAGAAAGCGATCGTAAATGCCAAGACACACGTGATCAAGGTAAAGCGTGGATGTGGTTCATGGGAATGTGGATGTGTCCATCCACACTCAATCCCCATGCAGGTCACCGGGGATGCAGGCAGTGTCAGAGTGACACTCAAGCCTGCACCACAGGGTATCGGGCTTGTTACCGGAGACATCGGGAAGAAGGTGCTTCAGCTCGCCGGTATCCGTGATGTCTGGGCACAGACCGAGGGTCAGACCCGGACGACCATCAACTACGCCAAGGCGACCTTCAACGCTCTGAAAGCGACCAATATGATCAGGCTGGGAGGAAAGGAGTAA
- a CDS encoding uL15m family ribosomal protein, whose product MPVNKRSKYRGSRTCGGGTHKNRRGAGNRGGRGNAGVNAHHFVRAYMIRGPVFGKCGFKHHHEASITGDVLDIGEIDQMVPVLVRSGAAQEEGDTVVFDAAVLGVEKVLGGGKVSHKMKITAAAFSQQAIAKIEAKGGHAMTS is encoded by the coding sequence ATGCCAGTCAACAAGCGATCCAAGTACCGTGGCTCACGCACCTGTGGTGGTGGGACCCACAAGAACCGTCGTGGAGCAGGAAACCGCGGAGGCCGAGGCAATGCCGGTGTCAATGCACACCACTTTGTCAGGGCCTACATGATCAGAGGACCGGTCTTTGGCAAGTGCGGATTCAAGCACCACCATGAGGCCTCTATCACCGGAGACGTCCTGGACATTGGCGAGATCGACCAGATGGTGCCGGTCCTCGTCAGGTCCGGAGCTGCACAGGAAGAAGGCGACACCGTTGTCTTCGATGCAGCAGTCCTTGGTGTTGAAAAGGTTCTTGGTGGCGGTAAGGTCAGCCACAAGATGAAAATCACGGCCGCGGCGTTCTCCCAGCAGGCGATCGCCAAGATTGAGGCGAAAGGCGGTCATGCGATGACCTCCTGA
- a CDS encoding 50S ribosomal protein L19e, with product MSQISGQRRLAAEVLKCGLNRVWFDPEKIDDVQRAISREDIRNLITEGAIAAHQKVGNSRGRARIMMAKRSYGHRKGPGRRKGAIGSRTVSKERWVSRIRAQRKVLRDLRESGDIERSVYRRFYRRAAGGQFRTVAHLKAQIEIGRAQ from the coding sequence ATGAGTCAGATTTCTGGTCAGAGACGCCTGGCTGCCGAGGTCCTTAAGTGTGGCCTCAACCGCGTCTGGTTCGATCCCGAAAAGATCGACGACGTGCAGCGGGCTATCTCTCGTGAAGACATCAGAAACCTGATCACGGAGGGAGCCATTGCTGCCCACCAGAAGGTAGGTAACTCCCGTGGACGGGCACGTATCATGATGGCAAAGCGGAGTTACGGACACCGTAAGGGTCCGGGCCGCAGAAAGGGAGCAATCGGTTCCCGTACCGTCAGCAAGGAACGCTGGGTTTCGCGTATCCGTGCCCAGCGGAAGGTACTCCGTGACCTGCGTGAATCTGGTGATATTGAACGTTCCGTGTACCGCCGGTTCTACCGTCGTGCAGCTGGTGGTCAGTTCAGGACTGTGGCACATCTGAAGGCCCAGATCGAAATAGGGAGGGCACAGTAA
- a CDS encoding 50S ribosomal protein L5 produces the protein MNPNRAVSIDKIVVHMGVGEAGDRLVSAEKIMSEITGNKPVRGVAKQTIPAFGLRKGMPLSCKTTLRGAVAEEFLTTSLKVVGNKLSTRAVDQQGNFSFGIEEHTDYPGQSYDPKIGIFGLDVTVVVKRNGLRIARRHIQTKKLPLKQRVSHEDTVGFLGEKYGVEVQ, from the coding sequence ATGAACCCAAACCGTGCAGTCTCCATCGACAAGATCGTCGTTCACATGGGTGTCGGAGAAGCCGGAGATCGTCTTGTCAGTGCAGAGAAGATCATGAGTGAGATCACCGGGAACAAGCCTGTTCGCGGTGTGGCCAAGCAGACAATCCCGGCATTCGGACTTCGTAAGGGAATGCCTCTCAGTTGCAAGACCACTCTCCGTGGTGCTGTAGCAGAAGAGTTTCTGACCACCTCACTCAAGGTAGTCGGGAACAAACTCTCGACACGAGCAGTCGATCAGCAGGGAAATTTTTCCTTTGGTATCGAAGAACACACCGATTACCCGGGTCAGAGTTATGATCCGAAGATCGGAATCTTTGGTCTTGATGTTACTGTTGTTGTAAAACGCAACGGTCTTCGGATTGCCCGGAGACACATCCAGACCAAGAAACTTCCGCTAAAACAGCGTGTCTCCCATGAAGACACGGTTGGTTTCCTGGGAGAGAAATACGGTGTGGAGGTTCAGTAA
- a CDS encoding EMC3/TMCO1 family protein, with product MGSSNSGNMSMMPLILAMGLIMLASIEVVRVGIGTSLNVALGPLVDTLQIPFYIVILLLSAMTGFYSSIIQKYTIDYRKMKETQNKMKDFQKEYREAMLSKDEKRVKKIEAKRDTMMKDQLEMSQAQFKPMGYIMVITLPIFFWLYFRLNNYDALISMPFCGSVHLTAAILGPVPAWMIWYMLCSISLSQVIRKALDIGGI from the coding sequence ATGGGTTCATCCAATTCAGGAAACATGAGTATGATGCCGCTCATCCTTGCGATGGGCCTGATCATGCTTGCAAGTATTGAGGTAGTCAGGGTAGGCATCGGTACATCACTGAATGTTGCACTCGGCCCTCTTGTTGATACGCTCCAGATTCCTTTTTACATCGTTATTCTTCTTCTCTCTGCGATGACCGGTTTCTACTCTTCTATCATCCAGAAGTATACTATAGACTACCGGAAGATGAAAGAGACGCAGAATAAGATGAAAGATTTCCAGAAAGAGTATCGGGAAGCGATGCTCTCAAAGGATGAAAAACGGGTCAAGAAGATAGAAGCTAAACGTGACACCATGATGAAGGATCAGCTTGAGATGAGTCAGGCTCAGTTCAAGCCGATGGGATACATCATGGTCATCACGCTTCCTATCTTCTTCTGGCTTTACTTCAGGCTGAATAATTATGATGCACTGATCAGTATGCCATTCTGTGGTTCAGTTCATCTGACCGCTGCAATACTTGGTCCGGTTCCTGCATGGATGATCTGGTATATGCTCTGCTCGATATCGCTCTCCCAGGTGATCAGAAAAGCCCTTGATATCGGGGGAATCTGA